CAGCCTGAAGTTCCCGAAACCCCGTATTTCTATCTTTTCGCCCTTCTTCAAGGCATCCTTGATGCTGTCAAAGACGGTCTCTATCACTATCTCCGTCTGTTTCAGCGTCAGGCCATCCACTCTTTCCGCCACTCTCTCGATAAGAGCCGATCTCGTCATGTCTGCTCCTCCCTACGGACTCATCATGTATTGCAGTCTTATATGGGGGAACACCCGGGCAACCCCGCCCGAGAGGGTCCCGCTCAAAAAGTCCAACAGCCCTTTCTCCTTTTCCCTGGTCACGACGTGGGGCCTGCCCTCGATGCCGCCCAGTTCGCCCGCCACCCTGATGGCGTCCTCGAGGCCTCCGAGCTCATCCACCAGCCCCGCCTGCACGGCCTGGCTTCCGGTGTATATGCGCCCGTCGGCGAGCCCTCGGACATCCTCCAGCGGGATGCTCCTGGAGAGCGAAACATCCTGGACGAACTGCTCATAGACATTGTTAATGACGCCCTGGAGAACTTCTCTGTCCTTCTTGCTCATGCTCCGGAACGCCGAGGCGATGTCCTTGAACTCCCCGCTCTTGATAATCTCGGTCTTTACCCCCACTTTATCCATAAGTCCTTGAATATTCGGTATTTCCATTATAACACCAATGGAGCCCGTCAGTGTGCCGGGGTTTGCGACGATGCGCGTCGCGGGCGCCGAGATGTAGTAGCCGCCGGAGGCGGCCACGGTGCCCATGGAGACCACCACGCTCTTGGAGGCGGCCAGGCGCTGGACCTCGCTGAAAATCTCCTGGGAAGGGGCCACGGCCCCGCCGGGGCTGTCCACCCTGATGACGACGGCCTTCACGGAGGAGTCGCCCCGATACTTCTCCAGCTCGTCCACGTGGCTTTTCGCCTCGACGATGGGGCCCTCGATATACACGAGGGCCACCTTCTGTCCGATAGGGATGCCTTCCCGGGACAGGACGGCCACCAGGACGCTTACGGCGATGATGAAGATGAAAAGTCCCGCCAGAATGAGGCAGAGCTTCTTCACTGACTGGCCCCGCCCACGTTCCTCATGCTGAGGCCGATCTTCTTGTTGGCCAGGTCCACCTTTATGATGCGGGCCTGGATGGTATCGCCTTCCTCGGCGGAGAGCGCCTCGTCCGGCAGCTCCGAGGAGTAGACGAGTCCTTCCACCTCCCCGTCCAGCTCAACGAAGATGCCGAACTCTGTCTTCCGGAGCACCTTGCAGTCGCACTCGTCCCCGAGG
The Nitrospirota bacterium genome window above contains:
- a CDS encoding integration host factor subunit beta, which translates into the protein MTRSALIERVAERVDGLTLKQTEIVIETVFDSIKDALKKGEKIEIRGFGNFRLKERGPRKARNPKTGESVDVPEKKAVRFKAGKALREALNPSERVES
- the sppA gene encoding signal peptide peptidase SppA — encoded protein: MKKLCLILAGLFIFIIAVSVLVAVLSREGIPIGQKVALVYIEGPIVEAKSHVDELEKYRGDSSVKAVVIRVDSPGGAVAPSQEIFSEVQRLAASKSVVVSMGTVAASGGYYISAPATRIVANPGTLTGSIGVIMEIPNIQGLMDKVGVKTEIIKSGEFKDIASAFRSMSKKDREVLQGVINNVYEQFVQDVSLSRSIPLEDVRGLADGRIYTGSQAVQAGLVDELGGLEDAIRVAGELGGIEGRPHVVTREKEKGLLDFLSGTLSGGVARVFPHIRLQYMMSP